One genomic segment of Danio rerio strain Tuebingen ecotype United States chromosome 11, GRCz12tu, whole genome shotgun sequence includes these proteins:
- the spoplb gene encoding speckle-type POZ protein-like B, whose translation MTSGPVAESWCYTQVKVVKFSYMWTINNFSFCREEMGEVVRSSTFSSGPNDKMKWCLRVNPKGLDDESKDYLSLYLLLVSCPKSEVRAKFKFSLLNAKREETKAMESQRAYRFVQGKDWGFKKFIRRDFLLDEANGLLPDDKLTLFCEVSVVQDSVNISGQSNTNMLKVPECQLSDDLGNLWEGSRFTDCSLFVGGQEFKAHKSILAARSPVFNAMFEHKMEESKKNRVDISDVEPDVFREMMVFIYTGKAPNLEKMADNLLAAADKYALERLKVLCEEALCNSLSVENVADVLILADLHSAEQLKAQAIDFINRCSVLRQLGCKDGKNWNSNHAADIMETAGWKAMIQSHPHLVAEAFRALASAQCTPFGLPRKRLKQS comes from the exons ATGACATCCGGACCTGTGGCGGAGAGCTGGTGTTACACACAG GTGAAAGTTGTAAAATTTTCTTATATGTGGACGATTAACAACTTCAGCTTCTGTCGGGAGGAGATGGGAGAAGTCGTGAGGAGCTCAACCTTCTCTTCAGGCCCCAACGACAAGATGAAATG gtGTTTGCGAGTGAACCCAAAGGGTCTGGATGACGAGAGTAAAGATTACCTCTCACTGTATTTACTGCTTGTCAGCTGCCCAAAAAGCGAAGTAAGAGCAAAGTTCAAGTTTTCTTTACTGAACGCCAAAAGAGAAGAAACTAAAGCCATGG AAAGCCAAAGAGCCTACCGCTTCGTCCAGGGAAAGGATTGGGGCTTCAAGAAGTTCATTAGGAGAGACTTCTTGCTGGATGAAGCAAACGGACTTCTTCCTGATGACAAGCTCACTCTGTTCTGTGAG GTGAGCGTGGTTCAAGACTCTGTGAACATCTCTGGCCAGTCGAACACAAACATGCTGAAAGTCCCCGAGTGCCAGCTTTCAGATGATCTGGGCAATCTGTGGGAAGGCTCCAGGTTCACTGACTGCAGTCTGTTTGTTGGAGGACAAGAGTTCAAAGCGCACAAATCCATCCTGGCAG CGAGGTCGCCAGTATTCAATGCCATGTTTGAACACAAAATGGAGGAGAGTAAAAAA AACCGTGTAGACATCAGTGACGTAGAGCCAGATGTGTTTCGGGAAATGATGGTATTTATTTACACTGGTAAAGCTCCCAACCTGGAGAAAATGGCCGACAACCTGTTAGCTGCCGCAGACAAG tacgCTCTGGAGAGACTGAAGGTATTGTGTGAGGAGGCACTGTGTAATAGTCTGTCTGTGGAGAACGTGGCTGATGTCCTCATTCTGGCGGATCTGCACAGCGCAGAGCAGCTCAAAGCACAAGCCATAGACTTCATCAACCG ATGCAGCGTTCTTCGACAGCTCGGCTGTAAAGATGGCAAGAACTGGAATAGCAA TCACGCCGCAGACATAATGGAAACGGCAGGCTGGAAAGCCATGATTCAATCCCATCCTCACTTAGTAGCCGAGGCGTTCCGCGCTCTGGCTTCAGCCCAGTGCACACCATTCGGCCTGCCTCGAAAACGCCTAAAACAATCCTGA
- the nxph2b gene encoding neurexophilin-2b precursor — protein sequence MKMCQCYSALLMLCLHMVTCGAKLGAAVAPLGWAENDKEGSVSPYASRSEILKSLRLFSHTSQSNSPNHETAPDPGALDLWAWLSNHTDSEGTLSRAKRRPYVKTGKFKKMFGWGDFHSNIKTVKLNLLITGKIVDHGNGTFSVYFRHNSTGLGNVSVSLVPPSKAVDFEITQQETIEVPKDSKAFNCRVEYEKTDRSKRTSVCSDFPNRVCFQEQTQSHVSWLCSKPFKVICIYIDFFSADYKLVQKVCPDYNYHSDTPYTSVG from the exons ATGAAGATGTGCCAGTGCTACTCTGCCCTGCTAATGCTCTGCTTACACATG GTGACATGTGGAGCGAAGCTCGGAGCTGCTGTGGCTCCTCTGGGTTGGGCAGAAAATGATAAAGAGGGAAGTGTTTCTCCTTACGCCTCTCGTTCTGAGATTCTCAAATCCCTGCGGCTTTTCTCCCACACGTCCCAATCTAACAGCCCAAACCATGAAACAGCTCCGGACCCTGGGGCACTGGATCTGTGGGCTTGGTTATCCAACCACACCGATAGCGAGGGAACCCTCTCGAGGGCCAAACGTCGTCCCTATGTGAAAACCGGCAAGTTTAAGAAGATGTTCGGCTGGGGCGACTTCCATTCCAACATCAAAACCGTCAAGCTCAACCTTCTCATTACTGGGAAAATTGTCGACCACGGCAACGGGACCTTCAGTGTCTATTTCCGTCACAATTCCACCGGTCTAGGGAACGTGTCTGTTAGTCTGGTCCCTCCTTCCAAGGCTGTCGATTTTGAGATCACTCAACAGGAGACCATCGAGGTGCCCAAAGACAGTAAGGCGTTCAACTGTCGAGTGGAATACGAGAAGACGGACCGAAGCAAGAGGACGTCCGTTTGCAGCGACTTCCCTAACAGGGTTTGCTTTCAGGAGCAAACCCAAAGTCATGTGTCCTGGCTGTGCTCCAAGCCCTTCAAGGTGATCTGCATCTACATTGACTTCTTCAGTGCAGACTATAAGCTGGTACAGAAGGTCTGTCCAGACTACAACTACCACAGTGACACTCCATACACCTCAGTGGGATAG
- the spoplb gene encoding speckle-type POZ protein-like B isoform X1 yields MSRVPTPPPPGEMTSGPVAESWCYTQVKVVKFSYMWTINNFSFCREEMGEVVRSSTFSSGPNDKMKWCLRVNPKGLDDESKDYLSLYLLLVSCPKSEVRAKFKFSLLNAKREETKAMESQRAYRFVQGKDWGFKKFIRRDFLLDEANGLLPDDKLTLFCEVSVVQDSVNISGQSNTNMLKVPECQLSDDLGNLWEGSRFTDCSLFVGGQEFKAHKSILAARSPVFNAMFEHKMEESKKNRVDISDVEPDVFREMMVFIYTGKAPNLEKMADNLLAAADKYALERLKVLCEEALCNSLSVENVADVLILADLHSAEQLKAQAIDFINRCSVLRQLGCKDGKNWNSNHAADIMETAGWKAMIQSHPHLVAEAFRALASAQCTPFGLPRKRLKQS; encoded by the exons ATGTCACGGGTTCCCACCCCCCCTCCACCGGGGGAAATGACATCCGGACCTGTGGCGGAGAGCTGGTGTTACACACAG GTGAAAGTTGTAAAATTTTCTTATATGTGGACGATTAACAACTTCAGCTTCTGTCGGGAGGAGATGGGAGAAGTCGTGAGGAGCTCAACCTTCTCTTCAGGCCCCAACGACAAGATGAAATG gtGTTTGCGAGTGAACCCAAAGGGTCTGGATGACGAGAGTAAAGATTACCTCTCACTGTATTTACTGCTTGTCAGCTGCCCAAAAAGCGAAGTAAGAGCAAAGTTCAAGTTTTCTTTACTGAACGCCAAAAGAGAAGAAACTAAAGCCATGG AAAGCCAAAGAGCCTACCGCTTCGTCCAGGGAAAGGATTGGGGCTTCAAGAAGTTCATTAGGAGAGACTTCTTGCTGGATGAAGCAAACGGACTTCTTCCTGATGACAAGCTCACTCTGTTCTGTGAG GTGAGCGTGGTTCAAGACTCTGTGAACATCTCTGGCCAGTCGAACACAAACATGCTGAAAGTCCCCGAGTGCCAGCTTTCAGATGATCTGGGCAATCTGTGGGAAGGCTCCAGGTTCACTGACTGCAGTCTGTTTGTTGGAGGACAAGAGTTCAAAGCGCACAAATCCATCCTGGCAG CGAGGTCGCCAGTATTCAATGCCATGTTTGAACACAAAATGGAGGAGAGTAAAAAA AACCGTGTAGACATCAGTGACGTAGAGCCAGATGTGTTTCGGGAAATGATGGTATTTATTTACACTGGTAAAGCTCCCAACCTGGAGAAAATGGCCGACAACCTGTTAGCTGCCGCAGACAAG tacgCTCTGGAGAGACTGAAGGTATTGTGTGAGGAGGCACTGTGTAATAGTCTGTCTGTGGAGAACGTGGCTGATGTCCTCATTCTGGCGGATCTGCACAGCGCAGAGCAGCTCAAAGCACAAGCCATAGACTTCATCAACCG ATGCAGCGTTCTTCGACAGCTCGGCTGTAAAGATGGCAAGAACTGGAATAGCAA TCACGCCGCAGACATAATGGAAACGGCAGGCTGGAAAGCCATGATTCAATCCCATCCTCACTTAGTAGCCGAGGCGTTCCGCGCTCTGGCTTCAGCCCAGTGCACACCATTCGGCCTGCCTCGAAAACGCCTAAAACAATCCTGA